Genomic window (Primulina eburnea isolate SZY01 chromosome 8, ASM2296580v1, whole genome shotgun sequence):
ACGAAGATTCACCACCATAAATTTCATCCACATTGAACTCTTTCCCAAGTTGTGAGACGATTTTAGCCTCGGAAGGCTCCTCTACATTCCGAATGGGAGGCATGGTGTAATATGGAATTTTACCTACGGGGagaatcacaaataaaaatcatgttATTTTAACCCCTGCTTGCACTGTCTCTAAAAAGGCAAAGCTATTTTGTTTGCATTCACTGTCGACTTAAGTTTTCAGCACTTTTGTCCCATTTTCAAATCAGCAATAAACGCAGAAGTCCTCCAAACTGTCACTCCTTCATGCTAAAAAAAGTTTAGCTTAGTACTAGAGCACGGAATTTTGTGTAAGCCCACAAAACTAAAACAGAAAAATTTTAGAAACTAGGAAAATAATGagttataataatatataagccTATAGAATTTTTTGTTGGGATggggggtttttttttttttggggggggTGGGGGGTGGGGTTTGTTTGGGGGGATTGTAACCACTCCTGCCAGCCCATCTAGATTCGCCTCCCACTCAACAATACATGTTCTTTTGATGAAGTTCATAGAGATGAGGAGTCATACCTACATTCCAGTCATGCAAAACAATCCTTGCAGCAGATTCGACATCTACAATACCACCTTTTTTTAGCTTTCCCCGGACTGTACCAACTATCTGAAGGAAATCGTCAACAGAACTAAACCCAGGAATCTTATACAATGTCACTAATATTTTATCTGGGCAAAGCTTGAGGATTTCCTTAACTGTAAAGTTAATACCCAGGAATAAAATAAATACTCAATTATGAAATCAAGATTAGTGGAGAATCTTAAAAACAAGAACTCACCAGGACCAATTGGATCATCTAATTTTTCAATTCTCTTACAATTACGAAGAACAATGGATGCATCAGTTTCAGATGATTTTAGCATCACAACCCCGGGACAAtccaataatttaacatttttatccAGCTGAACTTCTTGCATAGATCTTGTCAAGCCAGGGGTGGCACCAACATTTGCAACCTGAGATCTTTTCAAGCTATTGATTAGGCTACTTTTACCTACATTGGGAAGGCCAATAACCCCAACGGTGATAGATTTTTTGATCTGCAGAAaaactttaaaattaatttcccaCAACAAACTAAATAGATGCATGACGTTACTATGCACTTTTAAGAGAAAAAGTACTATATACAATAAAAAAGTATGAGAATGAGGAAAAGAAAATGAATTCCATGTATATACACCAAAGTTATCGAGTAGGACTCATATTAAATTTCCACCAATACTTACATCATGGCTTCTAGAATAATTTTTCAGCAATTTTATGAGAGTTTCAGCCCCCAGACAGTCACTTGTTTGCAGGATATTGCTTGTCTTCCCAGATTTCGCAGCCTTCCCAGCCTTTCGAGTAGATTTCCAACCCAGGTTTGATTTCTGTTCTTGGGTGCTGCATTTGAAGGCAACTGTTGGTAATTCCTCTCTAAGATAGTTGAGCCACTTTTCAGCAGCTTCACGAGGAACAAGATCTGAAACATGAAAAAAAGTGTCGAGGTAACATATTTTGACGAGTTCTCTGCAAGCCCTGAATGATGTTCACAGAAAGCATCTATGTGAATGATCTCTAAGAAGTCAGAAGCATTTAAAACTAAtggaaataaatataaattccaTTGATTTAATTACTCAcacaatatctttcaaaaagaTCACAACTTGCCAGCAATTCAAGCTGATATATTCATTCACCAAAAAAAGTGTTTTTGGGCCAGCACAGACTTTAACACTTTTCTCCAAACTTAAGACCATAAAGTCAGAAAAGAAATGCAGATGAGCAAGTATACCAATTTTATTGAGGAGCAAAACAAGACGTTTATCAGGCCCTGATTTCATCACCATGTTTTCCATGTCAACACAACGTGTACCAAGGGGATCTCGGGCATCAAGGACCTCCAAAATTACATCAGAAGCTTCGATAACTTTTACCAACTCCTTATAAAATGATTTCTCTGAGTTTTCTGCAACAAAGtaaagatatttttttaaaacaaatacaTGAAACCAAAACATTAGAAATTCAGAACACCAAAAATCTCACATACCCAAACCTCGAGTTTTCGAAATGGAATTCTCAGCGACTAACTCCTCTCCACCAGAAATCTCTTCTCCTTTCGTTTCCTCATCCTCCAAGAGCCCCAATTTTCTCTTTTGAGCctaaaaaattaagaaaaaaggTTTGGATAGCAGAGTCTAAATCCAAATGAAAAAaccttttaaattatttaacaaGGTCATGATTTCCCAGATACTGGATagtgcaagaaaatattatttggaGCTAAAAACATCAGGTATTATAACTGGAACCTGAATTGGTTTGTGAACACAAAACATCAAAtatcaaattcgaaactcaAAAAGAACATCAAGAAGTAATCACAAATGCAGTAAACATGAGCCATCAAAAAAATAGAATGCGCAATAGAATAATAAACTAAAAGCATAATCGAATTACCCTCTCCTTGCGAGCGGATTTCTTATCCTCTAGCTCCTGCAAGGCACGCTGGCGGCGTGCCTCGAGCGCCTTGAGCTCCTGTTCCTTAAAGGGCCAGTCGTTGGGGATGCCCGGATCCTTCTCAACTTTGGATTTCTTATTGAATCCCAATTTCTTTGCTTCCTTGGCCTTCTTCTTGTGATGCTCCTTTACTTTCCGAATAACCTTGTACTTCTTCTTCAGAGACACCCTCTTGCTC
Coding sequences:
- the LOC140840260 gene encoding guanine nucleotide-binding protein-like NSN1 isoform X2, yielding MVKKSKKSKSKRVSLKKKYKVIRKVKEHHKKKAKEAKKLGFNKKSKVEKDPGIPNDWPFKEQELKALEARRQRALQELEDKKSARKERAQKRKLGLLEDEETKGEEISGGEELVAENSISKTRENSEKSFYKELVKVIEASDVILEVLDARDPLGTRCVDMENMVMKSGPDKRLVLLLNKIDLVPREAAEKWLNYLREELPTVAFKCSTQEQKSNLGWKSTRKAGKAAKSGKTSNILQTSDCLGAETLIKLLKNYSRSHDIKKSITVGVIGLPNVGKSSLINSLKRSQVANVGATPGLTRSMQEVQLDKNVKLLDCPGVVMLKSSETDASIVLRNCKRIEKLDDPIGPVKEILKLCPDKILVTLYKIPGFSSVDDFLQIVGTVRGKLKKGGIVDVESAARIVLHDWNVGKIPYYTMPPIRNVEEPSEAKIVSQLGKEFNVDEIYGGESSFIGSLKSVNDFNPVEVPSNLPIKFSMMIVEHDEQPPASTQNNVKDEPMESNEKGDIPEKYKHANREQNKKLYSEEGMLNTKLKKAEKKRLKKDSRPSTMEHGMDDDYDFGVDYMRTETATDVANDGSPASSKNRFEVPSGVELDT
- the LOC140840260 gene encoding guanine nucleotide-binding protein-like NSN1 isoform X1, with amino-acid sequence MVKKSKKSKSKRVSLKKKYKVIRKVKEHHKKKAKEAKKLGFNKKSKVEKDPGIPNDWPFKEQELKALEARRQRALQELEDKKSARKERAQKRKLGLLEDEETKGEEISGGEELVAENSISKTRGLENSEKSFYKELVKVIEASDVILEVLDARDPLGTRCVDMENMVMKSGPDKRLVLLLNKIDLVPREAAEKWLNYLREELPTVAFKCSTQEQKSNLGWKSTRKAGKAAKSGKTSNILQTSDCLGAETLIKLLKNYSRSHDIKKSITVGVIGLPNVGKSSLINSLKRSQVANVGATPGLTRSMQEVQLDKNVKLLDCPGVVMLKSSETDASIVLRNCKRIEKLDDPIGPVKEILKLCPDKILVTLYKIPGFSSVDDFLQIVGTVRGKLKKGGIVDVESAARIVLHDWNVGKIPYYTMPPIRNVEEPSEAKIVSQLGKEFNVDEIYGGESSFIGSLKSVNDFNPVEVPSNLPIKFSMMIVEHDEQPPASTQNNVKDEPMESNEKGDIPEKYKHANREQNKKLYSEEGMLNTKLKKAEKKRLKKDSRPSTMEHGMDDDYDFGVDYMRTETATDVANDGSPASSKNRFEVPSGVELDT